In one Nocardia tengchongensis genomic region, the following are encoded:
- a CDS encoding biotin--[acetyl-CoA-carboxylase] ligase produces the protein MERLPLDAAVLGRSVAESPELRFFSAIEVVESTGSTNADLVARAADSSADRLVLIAETQERGRGRHDRQWVSPARAQLAMSVLVRVRGIDPAVLGWLPLLTGVAVVDAVRAETGLKAVLKWPNDVLVDGRKLAGILAEIAAVGADPAVVVGVGLNVSLTEAELPVPHATSLLLAGAPGTDRTALVQSVLREFARRFIAWEASGWDITDLSAAYRERCATLGAQVRAELPGGEVLTGIATGIDENGRLLIGDRAVSAGDVTHLRAEY, from the coding sequence ATGGAGAGGTTGCCGCTGGACGCCGCCGTGCTGGGCCGCAGTGTTGCCGAGTCGCCGGAGCTGAGATTCTTCTCGGCCATCGAGGTGGTCGAGTCGACCGGCTCGACCAATGCGGATCTGGTTGCGCGGGCCGCTGATTCGAGTGCCGATCGGCTGGTGCTGATCGCGGAGACACAGGAGCGCGGGCGCGGCCGCCACGACCGGCAGTGGGTGAGCCCGGCGCGGGCGCAGCTCGCGATGTCGGTGCTGGTGCGGGTGCGCGGCATCGACCCGGCGGTGCTGGGCTGGCTGCCGCTGCTCACCGGGGTGGCGGTGGTGGACGCGGTGCGCGCCGAGACCGGCCTGAAGGCGGTCCTCAAGTGGCCCAATGACGTGCTGGTGGACGGTCGCAAGCTGGCCGGGATCCTGGCCGAGATCGCGGCCGTGGGCGCCGATCCCGCGGTGGTGGTCGGCGTCGGACTGAACGTCTCGCTCACCGAGGCCGAACTGCCGGTCCCGCATGCCACCTCACTGCTGCTGGCGGGCGCGCCCGGCACCGATCGCACCGCGCTGGTGCAGTCCGTGCTGCGGGAGTTCGCGCGCCGCTTCATCGCCTGGGAGGCCTCGGGCTGGGATATCACCGATCTGTCCGCCGCCTACCGGGAGCGGTGCGCCACCCTCGGCGCGCAGGTCCGGGCGGAACTGCCGGGCGGTGAGGTGCTCACCGGAATCGCCACGGGTATCGACGAGAACGGCCGCCTGCTGATCGGCGACCGCGCCGTCTCGGCCGGTGACGTCACCCACCTGCGCGCCGAGTACTGA
- a CDS encoding sulfurtransferase yields MPVAPDPHPSFGSYAHPHRLVTTEWLSANIGTPGLKIIESNEDILLYDIGHVPGAIKIDWRTELIDPRTRDVVDGATFANLMRAKGVERGDTVVIYGDKSNGTAAATLWVFSLFGHEDVRLLDGGRDAWISEARDTTFEVPAAGRGEYPEVDRDDKSARAFRQDVVAHLGGPLIDSRAFDEYTGDLVVLDRPEEQALRAGHIPTAVNIPWTSSVGADARFRPRVELDVIYGGVVAGLAPLVYSRVGERSALTWYVLTYLLGVDGVRNYDGSWTEWANAVGAPIVIGEEPGAAPAVVASS; encoded by the coding sequence GTGCCCGTCGCTCCGGATCCGCATCCCTCATTCGGCTCCTACGCACATCCTCACCGACTAGTAACCACGGAGTGGCTGTCGGCAAACATCGGCACGCCTGGACTCAAGATCATCGAGTCCAACGAAGACATATTGCTATACGACATCGGTCATGTCCCGGGTGCCATCAAGATCGATTGGCGCACCGAGCTGATCGATCCGCGTACCCGCGATGTGGTCGACGGCGCGACCTTCGCCAACCTTATGCGCGCCAAGGGCGTCGAACGTGGCGACACCGTGGTGATCTACGGCGATAAATCCAATGGCACCGCGGCCGCCACCCTGTGGGTGTTCTCCCTCTTCGGGCACGAGGACGTGCGCCTGCTGGACGGCGGCCGCGACGCCTGGATCTCCGAGGCCCGCGACACCACCTTCGAGGTGCCCGCGGCCGGGCGGGGCGAGTACCCGGAGGTGGATCGGGACGACAAGTCCGCGCGCGCCTTCCGGCAGGACGTGGTCGCGCATCTGGGCGGGCCGCTCATCGACTCGCGCGCGTTCGACGAGTACACCGGCGATCTGGTGGTGCTGGACCGTCCGGAGGAGCAGGCGCTGCGCGCGGGCCACATCCCGACCGCGGTGAACATCCCCTGGACCTCCTCGGTGGGCGCGGACGCCCGCTTCCGCCCGCGGGTCGAGCTGGACGTCATCTACGGCGGGGTGGTCGCGGGCCTCGCGCCGCTGGTCTACTCGCGCGTGGGCGAGCGTTCGGCGCTGACCTGGTACGTGCTGACCTACCTGCTGGGCGTGGACGGGGTGCGCAATTACGACGGCTCCTGGACCGAGTGGGCCAATGCCGTGGGTGCGCCTATCGTGATCGGCGAAGAACCCGGCGCGGCGCCCGCGGTCGTGGCAAGCTCGTAA
- a CDS encoding serine/threonine-protein kinase, translating into MGDGYLGRYRLDELLGSGGSAEVWRAHDTVTDRTVALKVLAPVLTADPEYRERFEREARAASLLHGPHVVAVHTYGELEGRLFIESEFVDGLDIEALLEWEGPMTPDTAVELIAQVASALDEAHAAGLVHRDVKPQNIIVAPDDIAYLIDFGTAFQDGQTAITQTGMLVGTPAYMAPERFDGTISVRSDVYSLACVLYECLTGQRAFRVRNPAQLMRAHLERMPEPPSSLAPAVPAALDRVIARGLAKQPAERYATAGEFAAAARAALAESVAAATDPSVAATEIAAAAIEPGSATTEPIAAAAAARAAARRGASASGVDTRTVVLPMNSVPDTTPPAGPMDAAAQDHGGRFRGRGDHDRAGRGLDHRQRLRARPRPNPRPRRECRENACAGVDPTDRTTGATTGDATPDRAERTGRLGTRTDKRGRTGDPATRPGLDAPQHPRPVQDPETRPGAAESRPQEAERRAQRQPRAARSAQTLTNPVVAERFTVSTRRAGG; encoded by the coding sequence TTGGGGGATGGCTATCTGGGCCGATACCGCCTCGACGAACTGCTCGGCAGCGGCGGGTCGGCGGAAGTGTGGCGTGCCCATGACACCGTGACGGACCGAACCGTCGCGCTCAAGGTGCTGGCGCCCGTGCTGACCGCCGATCCCGAATACCGGGAACGATTCGAGCGCGAGGCGCGGGCCGCATCACTGCTGCACGGACCACACGTGGTCGCCGTGCACACCTACGGCGAGCTGGAGGGCCGGCTCTTCATCGAGTCCGAATTCGTCGACGGCCTCGACATCGAAGCCCTGCTCGAATGGGAAGGGCCGATGACGCCGGATACGGCCGTCGAACTCATCGCCCAGGTCGCCTCCGCGCTCGACGAGGCGCACGCCGCCGGACTGGTGCACCGGGACGTCAAACCGCAGAACATCATCGTCGCCCCCGACGACATCGCGTACCTGATCGACTTCGGCACCGCGTTCCAGGACGGCCAAACCGCCATCACCCAGACCGGCATGCTGGTCGGCACCCCCGCCTACATGGCCCCCGAACGGTTCGACGGCACCATCTCCGTCCGCTCCGACGTCTACTCGCTGGCCTGCGTGCTCTACGAATGCCTCACCGGCCAGCGCGCCTTCCGCGTCCGCAATCCCGCGCAGCTGATGCGCGCGCACCTGGAACGCATGCCGGAACCCCCGTCCAGCCTGGCCCCGGCCGTCCCCGCCGCCCTCGACCGCGTCATCGCCCGCGGCCTGGCCAAACAGCCGGCCGAACGGTACGCCACCGCGGGTGAATTCGCCGCCGCCGCCCGCGCCGCCCTGGCCGAATCCGTCGCGGCCGCTACCGACCCCAGCGTGGCTGCCACCGAGATCGCGGCCGCCGCCATCGAACCCGGCTCCGCTACCACCGAACCGATTGCCGCCGCTGCCGCTGCCCGCGCGGCTGCCCGGCGCGGTGCATCCGCATCGGGGGTCGATACGCGAACCGTTGTGCTGCCGATGAATTCGGTCCCGGACACGACGCCCCCCGCCGGCCCGATGGACGCGGCGGCGCAGGATCACGGCGGCCGGTTTCGCGGCCGCGGCGATCACGATCGCGCTGGGCGGGGCCTGGATCACCGGCAACGCCTCCGAGCCCGGCCCCGCCCGAACCCGCGTCCCCGCCGAGAATGTCGCGAAAACGCCTGTGCCGGCGTCGATCCCACCGACCGAACAACCGGTGCAACTACCGGAGACGCTACCCCCGACCGAGCCGAGCGCACCGGTCGCCTCGGAACCCGAACCGACAAACGTGGTCGCACCGGTGATCCCGCCACCCGTCCCGGCCTGGACGCTCCCCAACATCCCCGACCTGTCCAAGATCCCGAAACTCGACCTGGGGCCGCTGAATCCCGACCCCAGGAAGCCGAGCGGCGGGCACAACGACAGCCGCGGGCCGCGCGGTCAGCACAAACCCTGACGAATCCGGTTGTGGCGGAGAGATTTACGGTCAGTACTCGGCGCGCAGGTGGGTGA
- a CDS encoding biotin carboxylase N-terminal domain-containing protein — protein sequence MPNHANAQITKVLVANRGEIAVRVIRAAKDAGIASVAVYAEPDADAPFVKLADEAFALGGQTSAESYLVFDKILDAAAKAGADAIHPGYGFLSENADFAQAVIDAGLIWIGPSPQSIRDLGDKVTARHIAERAKAPMAAGTKDPVKDADEVVAFAKEYGVPVAIKAAFGGGGRGMKVAHTIEEIPELFESATREAIAAFGRGECFVEQYLDKARHVEAQVIADQHGNVVVAGTRDCSLQRRFQKLVEEAPAPFLSDEVRGKIHASAKAICKEAGYYGAGTVEYLVQGETVSFLEVNTRLQVEHPVTEETAGIDLVRQQFRIAEGHELSIKEDPAPRGHSFEFRINGEDAGRGFLPAPGPVVVYREPAGPGVRVDSGVVEGSVIGGQFDSMLAKLIVTGENREQALQRAARALAEFEIEGLATVIPFHRHIVENPAFMGDGTKFDVYTKWIENEWDNTIEPYAGAVAIEDDEEAPRQKVVVEVGGRRLEVSLPGQFSVGAAAGSNGAGVVRKKPKARKRGGAGAGAASGDAVTAPMQGTVVKVAVEEGQSVEAGDLVVVLEAMKMENPVTAHKAGVITGLAVEAGAAITQGTVLAEIK from the coding sequence GTGCCCAACCATGCCAACGCGCAGATCACAAAGGTCCTCGTAGCCAACCGAGGCGAGATCGCCGTGCGCGTGATCCGGGCCGCCAAGGACGCCGGAATCGCCAGTGTTGCCGTGTACGCCGAACCGGACGCCGACGCGCCGTTCGTGAAGCTCGCCGACGAGGCGTTCGCCCTCGGCGGTCAGACCTCGGCCGAGTCGTACCTGGTGTTCGACAAGATCCTCGACGCCGCCGCCAAGGCCGGCGCCGACGCGATCCACCCCGGCTACGGCTTCCTTTCCGAGAACGCCGATTTCGCGCAGGCCGTGATCGACGCCGGACTGATCTGGATCGGCCCCTCGCCGCAGTCCATCCGCGACCTGGGTGACAAGGTCACCGCGCGCCACATTGCCGAGCGCGCCAAGGCTCCGATGGCCGCGGGCACCAAGGACCCCGTCAAGGACGCCGACGAGGTCGTCGCGTTCGCCAAGGAGTACGGCGTTCCGGTGGCCATCAAGGCCGCCTTCGGTGGTGGCGGTCGCGGCATGAAGGTCGCGCACACCATCGAGGAGATCCCGGAGCTGTTCGAGTCCGCCACCCGTGAGGCCATCGCCGCCTTCGGTCGCGGCGAGTGCTTCGTGGAGCAGTACCTGGACAAGGCCCGCCACGTCGAGGCCCAGGTCATCGCCGACCAGCACGGCAACGTCGTGGTCGCCGGCACCCGTGACTGCTCGCTGCAGCGCCGCTTCCAGAAGCTGGTCGAGGAGGCCCCGGCCCCCTTCCTGTCCGACGAGGTGCGCGGCAAGATCCACGCCTCCGCCAAGGCCATCTGCAAGGAAGCCGGCTACTACGGCGCCGGCACCGTGGAGTACCTGGTGCAGGGCGAGACCGTGTCCTTCCTCGAGGTGAACACCCGCCTGCAGGTCGAGCACCCGGTCACCGAGGAGACCGCCGGAATCGACCTGGTGCGCCAGCAGTTCCGCATCGCCGAGGGTCACGAGCTGTCGATCAAGGAAGACCCGGCGCCGCGCGGCCACTCCTTCGAGTTCCGCATCAACGGTGAGGACGCCGGTCGCGGCTTCCTGCCGGCTCCCGGCCCGGTCGTCGTGTACCGCGAGCCCGCGGGCCCCGGCGTGCGCGTCGATTCCGGTGTGGTCGAGGGCTCGGTCATCGGTGGCCAGTTCGACTCCATGCTCGCCAAGCTGATCGTCACCGGTGAGAACCGTGAGCAGGCGCTGCAGCGCGCCGCTCGCGCGCTCGCCGAGTTCGAGATCGAGGGCCTGGCCACGGTCATCCCGTTCCACCGCCACATCGTCGAGAACCCCGCGTTCATGGGTGACGGCACCAAGTTCGACGTCTACACCAAGTGGATCGAGAACGAGTGGGACAACACCATCGAGCCGTACGCCGGCGCTGTCGCCATCGAGGATGACGAAGAGGCGCCGCGCCAGAAGGTGGTCGTCGAGGTCGGCGGTCGTCGCCTCGAGGTGTCGCTGCCCGGTCAGTTCTCCGTCGGCGCCGCTGCCGGTTCCAACGGCGCGGGTGTCGTGCGCAAGAAGCCCAAGGCGCGCAAGCGCGGTGGCGCGGGCGCGGGCGCTGCCTCCGGTGACGCCGTGACCGCCCCGATGCAGGGCACCGTGGTCAAGGTGGCCGTCGAAGAGGGTCAGTCCGTCGAGGCGGGCGACCTGGTCGTGGTGCTCGAGGCCATGAAGATGGAGAACCCGGTCACCGCCCACAAGGCCGGCGTCATCACCGGTCTCGCGGTGGAGGCCGGCGCGGCCATCACCCAGGGCACCGTGCTCGCCGAGATCAAGTAA
- a CDS encoding DUF1707 domain-containing protein has product MAEPPEIRIGTVEREDAMKRLSDHFAAGRLSVAEFDERSGIVAAALTRGDLEQVFTDLPEPVSEKPVPAERRSLLGSIPPERIMPVVPIIALILFLVTHQWLFFLLIPLAGAVLFGGQGRDRRRRAERRDRRRRLDRGQED; this is encoded by the coding sequence ATGGCTGAACCACCGGAGATCCGTATCGGCACCGTCGAGCGCGAGGACGCGATGAAGCGGCTGTCGGACCATTTCGCGGCGGGGCGGCTCAGCGTGGCGGAGTTCGACGAGCGCAGCGGGATCGTGGCCGCGGCCCTGACCCGCGGCGACCTGGAGCAGGTGTTCACCGATCTGCCGGAACCGGTGTCGGAGAAGCCCGTTCCCGCGGAGCGGCGGTCGTTGCTCGGCTCGATCCCGCCCGAACGGATCATGCCGGTGGTTCCGATCATCGCGCTGATCCTGTTCCTCGTCACCCATCAGTGGCTGTTCTTCCTGCTGATCCCGCTCGCGGGCGCGGTGCTGTTCGGCGGCCAGGGACGGGATCGCCGCAGGCGGGCCGAGCGCCGGGATCGCCGGCGACGCTTGGACCGCGGACAGGAGGACTGA